One window from the genome of Streptomyces sp. WZ-12 encodes:
- a CDS encoding alcohol dehydrogenase catalytic domain-containing protein: MHSVVIDPQGTFQLAQRPDPVAGPGAVVVRVRAAGLNAADLQQARGDYPAPPGWPADVPGLEVAGEVEQVGPGVTGVEPGDRVMALVGGGGHAERITVPAELLLPVPDGLPWEEAAGFPEAFSTAWDALVDQAGVRAGDRVLVSGAAGGVGTAMVQVAAVSGAHTVASVRRPELHSRVRALGLDGRVDVVTPDQEAAHAPYDVIVELVGGEDCLRRVALLRSRGKVLVVGVQAGATAALRMFDLMLARAQVIGTTIRGRSHAEKTLLAATLRTSVVPLLAQGRLRVPVDATFPLDRFADAYARLAGPGKFGKVVLLP, from the coding sequence ATGCACTCCGTAGTGATCGATCCTCAGGGGACCTTCCAGTTGGCGCAGCGTCCGGATCCGGTCGCGGGACCCGGGGCCGTGGTGGTCCGGGTGCGGGCCGCCGGACTCAACGCCGCTGACCTGCAGCAGGCGCGCGGGGATTACCCGGCGCCACCGGGCTGGCCGGCCGACGTGCCCGGCCTGGAGGTCGCAGGCGAGGTCGAGCAGGTCGGCCCCGGCGTCACAGGAGTTGAGCCCGGGGACCGGGTGATGGCCCTGGTCGGCGGGGGCGGCCACGCCGAGCGGATCACGGTCCCCGCCGAACTGCTCCTGCCGGTGCCGGACGGTCTGCCGTGGGAGGAGGCGGCCGGTTTCCCCGAGGCGTTCAGTACCGCCTGGGACGCCCTGGTCGACCAGGCGGGGGTCCGCGCCGGCGACCGGGTACTGGTCAGTGGTGCCGCGGGCGGGGTGGGCACGGCCATGGTGCAGGTCGCCGCGGTCTCCGGGGCGCACACCGTGGCCAGCGTCCGTCGGCCCGAACTCCACAGCCGTGTCCGGGCACTTGGTCTGGACGGACGGGTGGACGTCGTCACTCCCGACCAGGAAGCCGCGCACGCGCCGTACGACGTGATCGTGGAGCTGGTCGGCGGCGAGGACTGCCTGCGCCGGGTCGCCCTGCTCCGCAGCCGGGGCAAGGTCCTTGTCGTCGGGGTCCAGGCCGGCGCCACCGCGGCGCTGCGGATGTTCGACCTCATGCTCGCCCGCGCCCAGGTGATCGGCACCACCATCCGCGGGCGCTCGCACGCCGAGAAGACGTTGCTGGCCGCCACCCTGAGGACGTCCGTGGTGCCCCTGCTGGCGCAGGGGCGGTTGCGGGTACCCGTCGACGCGACCTTCCCGCTCGACCGGTTCGCCGACGCCTACGCCCGCCTGGCCGGCCCGGGCAAGTTCGGCAAGGTCGTCCTGCTGCCCTGA
- a CDS encoding cold-shock protein: protein MAQGTVKWFNAEKGFGFIEQDGGGPDVFAHYSNIQSQGFRELQEGQRVSFDVTQGQKGPQAENIVPA from the coding sequence ATGGCACAGGGAACTGTGAAGTGGTTCAACGCCGAAAAGGGTTTCGGCTTCATTGAGCAGGACGGCGGCGGCCCCGACGTCTTCGCCCACTACTCGAACATCCAGTCCCAGGGCTTCCGTGAGCTCCAGGAGGGCCAGCGGGTGTCCTTCGACGTGACGCAGGGCCAGAAGGGCCCGCAGGCGGAGAACATCGTTCCCGCCTAA
- a CDS encoding DEAD/DEAH box helicase: MPRRPQKSNRRVSSTPSSAPPPREFRLPESTTPALPAVEDFAGLDMPAGLLKTLTAQGVTTPFPIQAATLPNSLAGRDLLGRGRTGSGKTLAFGLALLARTAGQRSEPKKPLALVLVPTRELAQQVTDALTPYATAVNLRLTTVVGGLSITKQANALRRGAEVVVASPGRLNDLVERGDCVLSDVRITVLDEADQMTDMGFLPQITKLIEQVRPDGQRLLFSATLDRNIDRLVQRFLVDPVVHSVDPSAGAVTTMEHHVLHMQDETDKKAVTTRIAARDGRVILFLDTKRSADRLAKRLLSVGVRAAALHGGRSQPQRNRTLEQFKNGQVTALVATNVAARGIHIDDLDLVVNVDPPADHKDYLHRGGRTARAGGSGSVVTLVLPDQKRDVNRLMSDAGIRPRTARIKSSDAELATITGAREPSGVAVTIEVPQPTTPAASRPDRKAGDKPGGRSGRRRRGGGGAKPAAGAAPRTGGRGSDRRSATGATASGGASANGGSSSGRRAGSGGRAGAGGAKGGAARAGGRGSDRRGGRRTSAT; this comes from the coding sequence ATGCCCCGCAGACCCCAGAAGTCGAACCGACGCGTCTCGTCGACCCCGTCGTCCGCGCCGCCTCCGAGGGAATTCCGGTTGCCGGAAAGCACGACGCCCGCCCTTCCCGCCGTCGAGGACTTCGCCGGTCTGGACATGCCCGCGGGGCTGCTGAAGACCCTCACCGCGCAAGGCGTGACCACCCCCTTCCCCATTCAGGCCGCCACGCTGCCCAACTCGCTTGCCGGCCGGGACCTGTTGGGGCGTGGCCGCACCGGCTCCGGTAAGACCCTCGCGTTCGGGTTGGCGCTGCTGGCCCGCACGGCCGGGCAGCGGTCCGAGCCCAAGAAGCCGCTGGCCCTCGTGCTGGTGCCCACCCGTGAGCTCGCCCAGCAGGTGACGGACGCGCTGACCCCCTACGCGACCGCGGTGAACCTCCGCCTGACGACCGTGGTCGGCGGGCTGTCGATCACCAAGCAGGCCAATGCGCTCCGGCGCGGTGCCGAGGTGGTCGTGGCGAGCCCCGGCAGGCTCAACGACCTGGTGGAGCGCGGGGATTGCGTGCTCAGCGACGTGCGCATCACGGTGCTGGACGAGGCCGACCAGATGACCGACATGGGCTTCCTGCCGCAGATCACCAAGCTGATCGAGCAGGTGCGGCCCGATGGTCAGCGCCTGCTGTTCTCGGCCACCCTGGACCGCAACATCGACCGCCTGGTGCAGCGGTTCCTGGTCGACCCCGTGGTGCACTCCGTGGACCCGTCCGCGGGAGCGGTGACCACCATGGAGCACCACGTGCTCCACATGCAGGACGAGACCGACAAGAAGGCCGTCACCACGCGCATCGCGGCTCGTGACGGCCGGGTCATCCTCTTCCTCGACACCAAGAGGTCCGCCGACCGGCTCGCCAAGCGGCTGCTGTCCGTGGGTGTCCGCGCGGCGGCACTGCACGGCGGTCGCTCCCAGCCGCAGCGCAACCGCACGTTGGAGCAGTTCAAGAACGGTCAGGTCACCGCGCTGGTGGCGACGAACGTCGCGGCGCGAGGCATACACATCGACGATCTCGACCTCGTGGTGAACGTCGATCCGCCCGCCGACCACAAGGACTACCTCCACCGGGGCGGCCGCACGGCTCGTGCCGGCGGCTCCGGCAGCGTGGTCACGCTGGTCCTGCCCGACCAGAAGCGGGACGTCAACCGGCTCATGTCGGACGCGGGTATCCGCCCCCGGACGGCCCGTATCAAGTCGAGCGACGCGGAGTTGGCCACCATCACCGGTGCCCGCGAGCCGTCCGGTGTGGCCGTCACCATCGAGGTCCCCCAGCCGACGACACCGGCGGCGTCCCGTCCGGACCGCAAGGCCGGGGACAAGCCCGGCGGGCGGTCCGGCCGCCGACGCCGAGGCGGCGGCGGGGCCAAGCCGGCGGCGGGTGCTGCTCCCAGGACCGGAGGTCGGGGTTCCGACCGCCGGTCCGCGACCGGGGCGACGGCGTCCGGTGGCGCTTCCGCGAACGGTGGGAGCAGTTCCGGTCGCCGAGCGGGTTCCGGTGGACGAGCAGGCGCCGGCGGGGCCAAGGGTGGCGCCGCCAGGGCGGGCGGACGCGGCTCCGACCGCCGGGGCGGCCGCCGCACCTCCGCCACCTGA
- a CDS encoding dienelactone hydrolase family protein, whose translation MTTVTTHTVEYPADGLTMIGHLALPAGAGRRPAVLVGPEGTGLNDFQRRRADALAELGYVALAFDINGGRWFTDPEEMLAHTTPLLADPDRMRGIGHAALDVLRAEPRTDPHRIAAVGYGTGGAIALELGRDGVDFRAIATVNAVTTGRPGEAARIRCPVWAGVGSEDPIMPPAQREAFTAELQAAGVDWRLVVYGGALHAFHHPPVDQTVLPGVGHHPRHAQRAWHDVVALLAECLPVAVTE comes from the coding sequence ATGACGACGGTTACCACACACACGGTCGAGTACCCGGCCGACGGCCTCACGATGATCGGGCACCTCGCGCTCCCGGCCGGTGCCGGCCGCCGGCCCGCAGTCCTGGTCGGGCCCGAGGGGACGGGACTGAACGACTTCCAACGCCGCCGGGCCGACGCCCTCGCCGAACTGGGCTACGTGGCGCTGGCCTTCGACATCAACGGCGGGCGCTGGTTCACCGACCCCGAGGAGATGCTGGCGCACACCACCCCCTTGCTCGCCGACCCCGACCGGATGCGGGGCATCGGCCACGCGGCGCTCGACGTGTTGCGCGCCGAACCGCGGACCGACCCCCACCGGATCGCCGCCGTCGGCTACGGCACCGGGGGCGCGATCGCGCTGGAACTCGGGCGCGACGGCGTCGACTTCCGCGCGATCGCGACGGTCAACGCGGTGACCACCGGCCGACCGGGCGAGGCTGCGCGCATTCGCTGTCCGGTGTGGGCCGGGGTCGGCTCCGAAGACCCGATCATGCCGCCCGCCCAACGGGAGGCGTTCACCGCCGAGTTGCAGGCCGCGGGCGTCGACTGGCGCCTCGTGGTCTACGGCGGTGCCTTGCACGCCTTTCACCACCCGCCGGTCGACCAGACCGTGCTCCCCGGCGTCGGCCACCACCCACGGCACGCGCAGCGAGCCTGGCACGACGTCGTCGCCCTGCTCGCCGAGTGCCTGCCCGTGGCCGTAACGGAGTGA
- a CDS encoding SDR family oxidoreductase: MSAGTALIVGAPRALGLALATEYARRGWDVIGTVRGDQRTGLHDLADASDGHVTVESLDMTEPEQITALRARLAGRTLDLLFVNAAIARGNIPVGEVPTEMFVEVMVTNALSPMRVVESFRSLVTPTGTIGVMSSRQGSLSQNTNGGQDVYRASKSALNQLMRSYAARYADAAHTLLLMCPGHVRTELGGPDAPLTIDQSIPGVVDTIERHRGEPGLQYLNYQDQPVPW; the protein is encoded by the coding sequence ATGAGCGCCGGTACCGCCCTCATCGTCGGTGCGCCCCGGGCCCTCGGGCTCGCCCTGGCCACCGAATACGCGCGCCGCGGGTGGGACGTCATCGGGACCGTCCGAGGCGATCAACGCACCGGCCTTCACGACCTGGCCGACGCGTCCGACGGCCACGTCACCGTCGAGTCGCTGGACATGACCGAACCGGAGCAGATCACCGCGCTCCGCGCACGCCTGGCGGGGCGCACCCTCGACCTGCTGTTCGTCAACGCGGCCATCGCACGGGGCAACATCCCCGTCGGCGAGGTCCCGACGGAGATGTTCGTCGAGGTCATGGTCACCAACGCGCTCAGCCCGATGCGCGTGGTCGAGTCCTTCCGCTCGCTGGTCACACCGACCGGCACCATCGGCGTCATGTCCTCGCGCCAAGGCAGCCTCAGCCAGAACACCAACGGCGGCCAGGACGTCTACCGCGCCAGCAAGTCAGCCCTGAACCAACTGATGCGCAGCTACGCCGCCCGGTACGCGGACGCCGCGCACACACTGCTGCTGATGTGCCCCGGCCACGTCCGCACCGAACTCGGCGGACCTGACGCACCGTTGACGATCGATCAGTCCATCCCGGGCGTGGTGGACACGATCGAACGCCACCGCGGCGAACCGGGCTTGCAGTACCTCAACTACCAGGACCAGCCCGTGCCTTGGTAA
- a CDS encoding LysR family transcriptional regulator — MDLDLRKLRYFVAVAEHRHFGRAAEHLYITQPVLSRQIRSFEQELGCALLLRTTRSVELTPAGERLYEEAQQILPSVAAAVRRVHDADQGVQRLAVAFSPGLPVSDAIRAFTARHADVEIDVIPSRWWEPDRPIRDGRAQVAYLRRPFDESGLRVLPVGHDPRVACMSTTHPLAGRRELTCADLDGERMLDVPRRRTSSLEEKFELIATGHDIALIPQSIARPYSRPDLAYVPVTDAPAFETCLAVAADRREKLVRDFLEIATATLRQS; from the coding sequence ATGGACCTCGACTTACGCAAACTCCGCTACTTCGTCGCGGTGGCCGAGCACCGGCACTTCGGCCGGGCGGCGGAGCACCTCTACATCACCCAGCCGGTCCTCAGTCGCCAAATCCGGTCCTTCGAGCAGGAGTTGGGGTGCGCTCTGCTCCTGCGGACCACCCGCAGCGTCGAGCTCACCCCTGCTGGCGAACGGCTCTACGAGGAGGCGCAGCAGATCCTCCCGTCGGTCGCCGCGGCGGTGCGACGCGTCCACGACGCCGATCAGGGCGTCCAACGGCTCGCGGTCGCCTTCTCCCCCGGGCTGCCCGTGTCGGACGCGATCCGGGCGTTCACGGCACGTCACGCGGACGTCGAGATCGACGTCATCCCCTCGCGTTGGTGGGAGCCGGACCGGCCGATCCGGGACGGTCGCGCCCAAGTCGCCTACCTGCGGCGGCCATTCGACGAGTCGGGCCTGCGCGTCCTTCCCGTCGGCCACGACCCCAGGGTCGCCTGCATGTCCACGACGCACCCCCTGGCGGGTCGGCGGGAGCTCACCTGCGCAGACCTCGACGGCGAGCGGATGCTCGACGTCCCACGGCGGCGGACGTCCTCGCTTGAGGAGAAGTTCGAGCTCATCGCCACCGGCCACGACATCGCCCTCATTCCGCAGAGCATCGCGCGGCCCTACTCCCGCCCGGACCTCGCCTACGTCCCCGTGACGGACGCCCCGGCGTTCGAGACCTGCCTGGCCGTCGCCGCGGACCGGCGCGAGAAGCTGGTGCGCGACTTCCTGGAGATCGCCACCGCGACCCTGCGGCAGAGCTGA
- a CDS encoding NAD(P)H-binding protein, translating to MIVITAPTGQIGGRLLEILLTDTRTRGEELRVIVRDPGKLPDAVRARVDVVTGSHGDPEVVDRAFAGADAVFWLVPSNSPAPSLDCLYSGFTGAAAKAFTTHGVGHVVGVSALGRGTPVAGRAGHVTASLAMDDLIAGTGVAYRALANPTFFDNLLRQTASIRDHGLFTETVAADRKAPRAATRDIAAAAADLLLDRSWTGTGEVPVLGPEDLSPNDLARIMSDVLGRPIRYERQPLDDFGAALIGRGLGEALAQGYLDMMRAKDTGLDDGVPRTPQTASPTRFHDWCEQVLKPAVQA from the coding sequence ATGATCGTCATCACCGCTCCAACCGGCCAGATCGGCGGCCGGCTCCTGGAGATTCTCCTGACCGACACCCGCACACGCGGCGAAGAACTGCGCGTCATCGTGCGCGACCCCGGGAAACTCCCCGACGCGGTCCGCGCCCGCGTCGACGTCGTCACCGGCTCGCACGGCGACCCCGAGGTCGTCGACCGGGCGTTCGCCGGCGCGGACGCCGTCTTCTGGCTGGTTCCCTCCAACTCGCCGGCGCCGAGCCTGGATTGCCTGTACTCCGGGTTCACCGGCGCTGCCGCGAAGGCGTTCACGACCCATGGCGTCGGACACGTCGTCGGCGTCTCGGCGCTCGGCCGGGGCACCCCCGTCGCCGGCCGCGCCGGGCACGTGACGGCGTCGCTGGCCATGGACGACCTCATCGCGGGTACGGGCGTGGCCTACCGGGCGCTCGCCAACCCGACGTTCTTCGACAACCTGCTGCGGCAGACGGCCTCGATCCGCGACCACGGCCTGTTCACCGAGACCGTCGCGGCCGACCGCAAGGCACCGAGGGCCGCCACCCGGGACATCGCCGCGGCCGCCGCCGACCTGCTGCTCGACCGCTCCTGGACGGGAACCGGCGAGGTCCCGGTGCTGGGCCCGGAGGACCTCTCACCGAACGACCTGGCGCGCATCATGTCCGACGTGCTCGGCCGCCCCATCCGCTACGAGCGGCAGCCGCTCGACGACTTCGGCGCCGCACTCATCGGACGCGGCCTCGGGGAAGCGCTCGCACAGGGCTACCTCGACATGATGCGGGCCAAGGACACCGGCCTCGACGACGGGGTGCCGCGCACCCCGCAGACCGCGAGCCCGACGCGCTTCCACGACTGGTGCGAGCAGGTCCTCAAGCCGGCGGTGCAGGCATGA
- a CDS encoding tetratricopeptide repeat protein, with the protein MSKDPNHRLAAVMAEAGVSNKGLAKRVRDVAQRHGECLGTTHVAVQRWLNGGGIQRQTAAFMAEALGEKLGRKVTSNDLGFPGMPITATTNIGAGYARSLNEALTTLDSLSHQRPEDEPTDQSPLSDSEVHSAALSWLVSRPDGLPAEAPAGRSVGMRDVAAVRTAAGFFMQLDFQFGGGHAHKAFRHYFREDVLPLLSASYSSKVGDALFQAASEMSQLLAWSAYDGGNHVLSGRYMLSTLRLAQAAGDRMMGARILTNMSHQANYLRQVPRAIMLARASVEGGRGHATPRAMALFSVHEARALSAAGDRKGAGHAMNEAEAFFERADTGDDPGWLSYMDEAELVGEFCHCFRDLGQGPEAVRFAERAVALTDPKYARTLGFCRMVLAQSHLLNGDLEAALAVATRAVEEGDALQSARFQRYVGDFQAALSTHAQHLAVRRFNERVRDAVTQLDDE; encoded by the coding sequence GTGAGCAAGGATCCGAACCACCGGTTGGCCGCCGTCATGGCCGAGGCCGGAGTCTCCAACAAGGGACTGGCGAAGCGCGTTCGCGACGTGGCGCAGCGACACGGCGAATGCCTCGGCACCACACACGTCGCCGTGCAGCGGTGGCTGAACGGCGGCGGCATCCAACGCCAGACCGCGGCCTTCATGGCCGAGGCACTCGGCGAGAAGCTGGGGCGGAAGGTCACTTCGAACGATCTCGGTTTTCCGGGCATGCCGATCACTGCCACCACCAACATCGGGGCCGGTTACGCCCGTTCGTTGAACGAGGCACTGACCACGCTCGACAGCCTCAGCCACCAGCGCCCTGAGGACGAGCCGACGGACCAGTCCCCGTTGTCCGACAGTGAGGTGCATTCCGCCGCGCTCTCCTGGCTGGTCTCCCGCCCCGATGGCCTGCCCGCGGAGGCCCCCGCCGGACGGTCGGTCGGCATGCGCGACGTCGCCGCGGTCCGGACCGCCGCCGGGTTCTTCATGCAGCTTGATTTCCAGTTCGGCGGGGGACACGCGCACAAGGCGTTCCGCCACTACTTCCGGGAGGACGTGCTTCCGCTGCTCAGCGCGAGTTACAGCTCCAAGGTCGGGGACGCGCTCTTCCAGGCCGCATCGGAAATGTCGCAACTCCTGGCATGGAGCGCGTACGACGGCGGCAACCACGTCCTGTCCGGCCGCTACATGCTGTCCACGCTGCGCCTCGCCCAGGCCGCGGGCGACCGCATGATGGGCGCCCGCATTCTCACCAACATGAGCCACCAGGCGAACTACCTGCGCCAGGTTCCCCGAGCCATCATGCTGGCCCGCGCATCGGTCGAAGGCGGCAGGGGGCATGCCACGCCGCGCGCGATGGCCCTCTTCTCCGTACACGAAGCGCGCGCGCTCTCGGCGGCCGGGGACCGCAAGGGCGCCGGCCACGCCATGAACGAGGCGGAGGCGTTCTTCGAACGGGCCGACACCGGCGACGACCCGGGGTGGCTGTCCTACATGGACGAGGCCGAACTCGTCGGCGAGTTCTGCCACTGTTTCCGCGACCTCGGCCAGGGCCCCGAAGCGGTCCGCTTCGCCGAACGTGCCGTCGCCCTCACCGACCCGAAATACGCCCGCACGCTGGGCTTCTGCCGCATGGTCCTCGCCCAGAGCCATCTGCTCAACGGCGACCTGGAAGCGGCCCTCGCGGTCGCAACCCGCGCGGTCGAGGAAGGCGACGCCTTACAGTCCGCGCGCTTCCAGCGGTACGTGGGCGACTTCCAAGCCGCCCTCTCCACCCATGCGCAGCACCTCGCCGTCCGACGCTTCAACGAACGCGTGCGGGACGCGGTGACCCAACTCGACGACGAGTAA
- a CDS encoding helix-turn-helix transcriptional regulator, translated as MYLVERDAQLSELADRMGATSARRGEFLAVSAPVGCGKSALLEAASAHARTQGIRVLSVDGPEPEGPAVVDVVGAVRDALRDTTDTEPPTTPTALADHLLALASAEPLLLVVDDAQLTSPDSTKLLRELARRLDSAPLHVLVSDFRRAADSHDSRHGVALFPRSRRRSFTLGPLTRGGVAALLRNRLDREPPVVLVDELLAVTGGNPLLLQALLDDAVAAGEEDRDEPVYGPSFAATVLTRLRPADCPTTADVVEAVAVLGPFCNRERLARVVELAPRELHRALDGLTGSGVLSPGLVLHPRVRDVLTGAMDHEAARRLRLRTAEVLYEDGAPAEHIAQHLLAAGTAPQPWAVGILGEAADHATRRHHYQHAIALLKLASDGCTDNLTRVEVHAKLLDITWWMDPDLVSRRLNSLVASAREGNLSGRWLSRLSRRLAWQGRADEADEVFAMARAGRPNDPETRIEFALTDFWLRHVFPGMPHAECCDGCKLSPEMIIGGFPWLRSASELPGLLTGGEQEPVTRRAEEILQRARPDHTDLEAAQVALFSLLAAEQLDADGLRSVQAAVEAGGAPVPARWTAMLSVAQGVVDLWRGDPAGTVRSVESALDLLDAPKWGILLGLPRGLKLLAMTEQGRHQEVEEELSQPMPAFFARSPYGLVHLRARGRHHLATGGLRAALDDFRSCGDILQSWKTELPGLVPWRLDLAETLLRLGEREEARVRIDEHLDLFPAPNARTRGIALRLRAMASPMGRRAAGLRESAVVLERSGDPLELARTLGALTQTYQLTGDLNYGRRTLRRAERLAMECGGVRALEEIRTPATRQTPAPSPAPTIRPPAPAQPTPRTPVTQDKSAATQAPWTAGGPALTLAEGKVASLAAEGYTNREIADALYVTASTVEQHLTRIYRKLKIRRRSELGARVNVR; from the coding sequence ATGTACTTAGTCGAACGGGACGCGCAGTTGAGCGAGCTTGCTGACCGCATGGGAGCGACCTCGGCACGGCGAGGAGAGTTCCTCGCCGTCAGCGCGCCGGTCGGCTGCGGTAAGTCCGCCCTGCTCGAAGCGGCTTCGGCGCACGCCCGGACACAGGGCATACGGGTGCTGTCCGTTGACGGCCCCGAACCCGAAGGACCGGCCGTGGTCGACGTGGTGGGCGCGGTGCGGGACGCGCTGCGCGACACCACGGACACCGAGCCACCGACCACCCCCACCGCCCTCGCCGACCACCTCCTCGCCCTGGCCTCCGCCGAACCGCTGCTGCTCGTCGTGGACGACGCCCAACTCACCAGCCCGGACTCCACCAAGCTCCTGCGCGAACTGGCCCGACGCCTCGACTCCGCGCCGCTGCACGTGCTGGTCTCCGACTTCCGACGGGCCGCCGACTCCCACGACTCCCGGCACGGCGTCGCCCTCTTCCCCCGCTCCCGCCGGCGCTCGTTCACCCTCGGCCCGCTGACCCGCGGGGGAGTGGCCGCACTGCTCCGCAACCGGCTCGACCGCGAACCCCCGGTCGTCCTGGTCGACGAACTGCTGGCCGTGACGGGCGGAAACCCGCTGCTCCTCCAGGCCCTGCTGGACGACGCCGTGGCCGCGGGCGAAGAGGACCGGGACGAACCGGTCTACGGCCCCTCCTTCGCGGCAACCGTCCTGACCCGCCTGCGCCCCGCCGACTGCCCGACCACCGCCGACGTCGTGGAAGCCGTGGCCGTCCTGGGCCCGTTCTGCAACCGGGAACGACTCGCCCGCGTCGTCGAGTTGGCACCCCGCGAACTGCACCGCGCACTGGACGGACTGACCGGCAGCGGCGTGCTGTCACCGGGACTGGTGCTGCACCCCCGCGTCCGCGACGTGCTGACCGGCGCCATGGACCACGAGGCGGCCCGCCGGTTGCGGCTGCGCACCGCCGAGGTGCTCTACGAGGACGGCGCACCGGCCGAGCACATCGCCCAACACCTGCTCGCCGCCGGCACCGCACCGCAGCCCTGGGCGGTGGGCATCCTGGGCGAGGCCGCGGACCACGCGACTCGCCGCCACCATTACCAGCACGCCATCGCCCTGCTCAAACTCGCCTCCGACGGCTGCACCGACAACCTCACCCGCGTCGAGGTCCACGCCAAACTGCTGGACATCACCTGGTGGATGGACCCGGACCTGGTCTCCCGACGCCTGAACTCCCTTGTGGCCAGCGCCCGCGAGGGCAACCTGTCCGGGCGGTGGCTGTCCCGGCTGTCCCGACGCCTGGCCTGGCAGGGCCGCGCCGACGAGGCCGACGAGGTGTTCGCGATGGCCAGGGCCGGCCGCCCCAACGACCCCGAGACCCGCATCGAATTCGCCCTCACCGACTTCTGGCTCCGCCACGTCTTCCCCGGCATGCCGCACGCCGAGTGCTGCGACGGATGCAAGCTGAGCCCGGAGATGATCATCGGCGGATTCCCGTGGCTGCGCAGCGCCAGCGAACTGCCCGGACTGCTCACCGGCGGCGAGCAGGAGCCCGTGACGCGCCGCGCCGAAGAAATACTCCAACGCGCCCGACCCGACCACACCGACCTCGAAGCGGCGCAGGTCGCCCTGTTCTCACTGCTGGCCGCGGAACAACTCGACGCCGACGGACTCCGGTCCGTCCAGGCCGCGGTGGAGGCCGGCGGGGCACCCGTGCCCGCGCGCTGGACCGCGATGCTGTCGGTCGCGCAGGGCGTCGTCGACCTGTGGCGCGGCGACCCCGCCGGCACGGTGCGCTCGGTGGAGTCCGCGCTGGACCTGCTCGACGCCCCGAAGTGGGGCATCCTGCTCGGACTTCCGCGCGGCCTGAAACTCCTGGCCATGACCGAACAGGGCCGGCACCAGGAGGTCGAGGAGGAACTGTCCCAGCCCATGCCGGCGTTCTTCGCGCGCAGCCCCTACGGACTGGTCCACCTGCGCGCCAGGGGCCGGCACCACCTGGCCACCGGTGGCCTGCGGGCCGCCCTCGACGACTTCCGCAGTTGCGGGGACATCCTGCAGTCCTGGAAGACCGAACTGCCGGGCCTGGTGCCCTGGCGCCTGGACCTCGCCGAGACCCTGCTGCGCCTCGGGGAACGCGAGGAGGCAAGGGTCCGGATCGACGAACACCTCGACCTCTTCCCGGCCCCCAACGCCCGCACCCGCGGCATCGCACTCCGCCTGCGGGCCATGGCCTCCCCGATGGGACGGCGCGCGGCGGGACTCCGGGAGTCGGCCGTCGTGCTCGAACGGTCCGGCGACCCGCTCGAACTCGCCCGCACGCTCGGGGCGTTGACGCAGACCTACCAACTCACCGGCGACCTCAACTACGGCCGCAGAACGCTGCGCCGGGCCGAACGGCTCGCCATGGAGTGCGGCGGCGTCCGCGCCCTGGAGGAGATCCGGACCCCCGCCACCCGACAGACCCCGGCCCCCTCGCCCGCCCCCACTATCCGCCCGCCGGCCCCCGCACAGCCCACGCCCCGGACCCCCGTGACGCAGGACAAGAGCGCCGCCACCCAAGCCCCCTGGACCGCCGGGGGACCGGCACTGACCCTCGCCGAGGGAAAGGTCGCCAGCCTGGCGGCCGAGGGGTACACCAACCGAGAGATCGCCGACGCGCTGTACGTCACCGCGAGCACCGTCGAACAACACCTCACGCGGATCTACCGCAAGCTCAAGATCCGCCGCCGCTCCGAACTGGGAGCACGGGTGAACGTCCGTTGA